Genomic window (Pradoshia sp. D12):
TTAAACATATAAAAAAGGCCGGTGCATGCACACCCGCCCATAAAAAGACATACCGTCTGATTATATCAATTGAACCAGTTAACTACTCTCTGAAGAGTGTTATACAGGTGAGAAGCGGGTGCTTCTGCTTTATAATGTGTCGTATTTGATTTGCTCACTAAAAATCATTTTAACATGTTTCGCTGTATAATGTCAATAGAAGCTCATTCGTAATGACAACAAAAGTTATTTTATCAAATATTGTACCTGGTGGCAAGAGGTTTTTGAAGAAAGATTGGAAAGTTAAAATCCAGATACAATTGATTCTGTAAAGATTTCAAAATTGGATACATGTTTGGCCATTCAACAAAACAATTCCAAATCCGGTTGTTTTCGCAACAGAATTCAAACCTTAAGTGTGTACATTCATTACGACCACCATATTTCACTTGGTCTTTCGCGAATAAGCACACCATTTAAATTCTTAACCGCTCGAGTAAAACCTTCTTCAATAGACATTAATGGATCTTCATGTTCAATACTGACAGCATAATCATAATTGTAAATACGGAGCGCACTCATCATATCGCTCCATTCTTGAATAGAATGCCCGCATCCAACACTTCTGAATGTCCAGGCTCTAGATTCCACATTACCATAGGGCTGCATATCTGTTAATCCATACATATTTACATTATCCTGATCGATATACGTATCCTTCGCATGGAAATGATGAATAGCACCGGCCTTACCGAGAATCTTAATCGCTGCCACCGGATCAATTCCCTGCCACCACATATGGCTCGGGTCAAAATTAGCTCCGATTGCCGTACAGGTTCTTTCCCTTAGTTTTAATAATGTATAAGGTGTATGAACAAGGAAACCCCCATGTAATTCAATACCTATTTTTACATCATGTTGCTCTGCAAACGTCCCGATCTCTTTCCAATAAGGAATCAACTTATTTTCCCATTGCCATTCTAATAGATCGGCATATTCCGCCGGCCAAGCAACAGTTGGCCAATTTGGATATTTTGCTTCTTCACTGTCTCCCGGTGTACCGGAAAATGTATTTACAACGGGTACTCCCAACAAGGATGCAAGTTGAATTGTCTTACGTAAAATGGAATCTGATTCTTCAGCGAACTTTTTATCCGGTGTTAGTGGATTGCCATGGCAGCTGAACGCACTAATCGATAATCCTCTAGAGTTGACTTCTCCAAGATACGAATTCCTCTTTTGTTCATCCTCAAGCAATTCATCCAACGGACAATGAGCGTTCCCCGGATACCCTCCGGTTCCAATTTCAACAGTGGATAATCCTGCTTCTTTAACATAATCGAGCATATCTACAAATGACATTTTCGAGAACAATACGGTAAAAACTCCCAGCTTCATTAAAAACCTTCCCCCTCTGCTAAGGAAACGGTCTTCTTCGTCCGCTCTGATTCAAGAGCACCAAGAATGATACCCAATGATTTTTTCCCTTCTTCTCCCGTAATTAGCGGTTCTTTATCCTCGATAATTGACTGAATGAAATGATTGATCACATGAGATGACGTTTGCCCACCATCTTCATTCGTCTGAATTTTATCCAACTTATGTTTAATGACACGTCCATCAGCATACTCTTCAATTAATGAATGCTCTGGATCATCCTCCAATCGCAGAATACCCTTTTCTCCATAAATAACCGTTGAATTATCCCCGCCGCCGGCTACATAAGCCCAGCTCGCCGCTAAAGTGCCAATGATTCCGCTATCCGTGCGCAGTAGGACAACCGCATTGTCATCTACTTCAGTAGAATCCTTTGCATTGGTTTCAACAAAAGCACTTACTGCTGAAAACTCTCCAAATAAATAGCGAAGTAAATCTGACTTATGTACACCTAAATCACCTAAAGCACCTATAAATGCTTGTTTCTTATTGAAGAACCAGCTTTCCTTGCCATCCACACTCCAGCCTTCTGGTCCGGGATGGCCAAAAGCGGTACGAAAACTATAAATCTTCCCTAATTTACCGCTATCCAAAATTCCCTTGGCAGTCTGATGTGATGCAACAAATCGTTGGTTATGGGCAATCATCAATTTTTTACTGGCCTCACGTGCGGCATGAATCATCTCTTCTGCTTCTTGCTTTGAAGTTGCCATTGGTTTTTCGCATAATACATGTTTACCAGATTTTAATGCAGCAATTGTAACGGGAGCGTGCAGATAATTCGGAAGGCATATACTGACAGCATCAATATCGTTTCTTGCTATAATTTCATCATAATCGGTATACACTTCACTGCCATAAAGCTCAGCCATCTTCTTTGCCCTTTCTTCAACTAGATCGCATACGGCAGTAATTTCTGAAGTCTCATTTGCAGCATACTCAGGTAAGTGGCGGAATTTAGCGATACTTCCACATCCAATAACACCCACTCTTATTTTATTCATCTACGTTCCTCCATTTTAAAATTATTGAACTTAATTAGCGTCTAGTAAAAATGGCTTCTCGCATTTACTTTCCATTACATAATGAGTCCCTAATTCCGAGGACCGATGTATTCCTTCCATAATTTCAAGTACATGCAAGGCCATTTCAGAGCTAGCACGGGGCTGATAGCCGTTCTGAAGAGCCTTTGCCATGTCGGCAAGACCAATCCCGCGCAGATTGTCATATGGATCTCCCATAGTCTTCAATTCAGTCCACTCAATCTCTCCATCTCTTTTTACAAGAACAGGATGATTAAATTGGTTCGGATCAGGCAAGCTAAGTGTTCCTTTTTCCCCATATATCTCAAGAAACGGAGTTCTAGCTCCCACTACATCAAAGCTTGTCGTAATCGTCGTAATCACTCCACTCGCCATTTCCAGTATTCCAGTCACATGTGTCGGCACCTCAACCGGGATAAACTCTCCAAACCGCTTCGGATTTGTGATCAATCGTTCCGTATAGGTTGTTCTAGCTATACCAGTAACTCTGTTCACACTGCCCAGTAAACTGATTAATGCCGTTAAATAATATGGACCCATATCAAACATAGGGCCACCGCCAGCCTTGTAATAAAAGTCGGGGTTTGGATGCCAGGATTCAGGTCCATTGGACATCATATTGCCTGTTGCCCCTACAATTCGCCCAATCAACCCTTCCTCAATCCATTTTCCAGCTAATTGAAGACTGCCACCGAGAAAGGTATCAGGAGCCGACCCTACTATAACTCCCTTTTCACGGGCAGCGTCCAGTATTCTTTTGCCTTCGTTATATGAAATTGAAAGAGGTTTTTCAGTATAAACATGCTTACCGTTATGAATAGCTTTTAGAGATACAGATGAATGAGCATGAGGAACAGTTAAATTTAAAATTAAATCGATATCTGGAGATGTAAATATTTCTTCAAGCTCCAACGGTTTTCCAACATTATACTTTCGAGCCATTTCGATCGCTTTTGTATAATCCAAATCCGCACAGGCTACTACTTGATAGTCTGTAAATCTATTACTATTCTCGATATAGATGCTGCTGATATTTCCGCAGCCGACAATCCCTACCCGTAAAGTCATGAAACCCTATCTCCCTTTATTTGTTGTATAATCAGGCAGGTTGCTTTTTAAATAATTCATACTAATTTCCATACTCCTAAACGGAGTTAATCTCGTAGCATCCTGTTCAACAATCCACCAGGCGACGTTTAACTCCTCGCCCTTTTCTAAAATTTTCTCAATCTCAACCCCACCTGTGCCCAGTTCTGCGAAAAACTGTTCATCATCTAAGGTCATGTCCTTTAAATGGATGAGAGGAGACCGATTCCGGTATTTATCCAACCAGGAAATAGGATCTTCCCCTGCCTTTTTTAGCCAATATACATCAAACTCCGCTTTAACCTTATCTGGATCTGTACCATCAAAAATAACCTCCAGCGCTTTCCGTCCATCAGATAGGGTCTCTAACTCAAAATCATGATTGTGATAGCACAATGTAAGACCGTTCCTCTTACATGTCTCCCCTATTTCATTTAATAGAGAAGGCAAAGCAAGATACTCACTTTCCTTGCGTCGGTCTTCTGCTAAATATGGACATACAATATAGTTTGAACCTAATATAATTTGCTCTTCAATTACTCGTTCAAGCTCACTTTCTAGCTCATCGATTGGGATATGGCTGGCTGCTGCTTTTAAGCCATACTCATCTAAGAGGTTCCTCACTTCCTGGGCAGTAAGCTTACCGTAGCCAGCTAACTCAACACCGTCAAAACCAAGCTCAGCTACTTTTTTCAACGTACCTGCAAAATTTTTTTCCGCCTCTTCTCGCAGACTGAACATTTGAACCGCTATAGGAATCTGATTCATATGAATACTCTCCAATCCAGTAAATAATTTATTATTCTTTCATTTATATAGCCTGTTAGTTAAAAACACTGTCCTCCTATAAAGATTCAGGAGGACAGTTATGATTTAATATCACTTATTCCATAGCTCAATACGGTCTTTTATTAGTTTGGTATATTCCTTTTCAGCTTGTTCGACATCCGCTTTTTCCAAATCCTTCATAAAGGTATCCCACACTTTATCAAAGTTATCTGGATCTGCCAGAATAGCTTCTGGAATCCGTTTTTTCACGATATCAAGACACTTTTGCATGATAAGCTCCGTATCAGAACCTGAAGGGACTGCCATATTAAAAGCTGCTCCCCATTCTTTTACAGGGAAATCTTCTTTTTGTGGATACAAATCGGCCCACATCTCTACGCCATAATTAGAAAGTACTTCTTTTTCAACATCAGTATAGCCGTCTTTGATTTGCTCTCTACTGGCAATTGAAAAGGTTTGTCCAGTTGAATCTGTTATTCCATCCCCGTAATAAGGAGCAAAGCCTTTTAATGCACCAATACCAGTTTCCTTTACATAATTGGCATTGCTATTACGCTGATCCATTTCTTCTTTCGAGATGACACGTTTACCATCTACAACCTCATAATGCTCCCCTTCAATTCCCCAGTTTTGAAGAATCTGTCCTTCTTCAGAGGCAAGATAATCGATAAATTTAATGGCACGTACCGGATCCTCATTATCTACTGTAATCCCGATGCCCCATCCGCCTAGATAGCCAGTATCCTGGAAATTATGATGTTTGAATTGTTCATTAAGTGTTACAGGATACATTCCATACATACGCTCTGTTTTTCCAGATTCACGCAGCGCACGGTCTGCATCGCCAATCTGCCAATCCGTATCGGTTACGGAAAGAACACGGCCAGAAGAAATCTTAGCTAAATATTGGTCGTATTTTTGTACAAAGCTTTCCTTATCCAATAAATCAATATCATTCATATGGTTTAACCAGCGGAAATATTCTTTTTCTTCAGCCCGGCGATAATGTAATTTTGCTTCATGTGATTTTGGATCGATATAAAATTCTCCATCATCAGGTGCACCTGTTGCATAAAATGCAGGATTTGTGGTAGATATCTGGATGCGCCAGTCATCAGCCAGTAGGGATAAACCTATCGTTGGCTTTCCATCAATCGTTGGATATTTAGCCTTATATTCCTTAATAGCCTTCTCTACATCCTCCACTGTGCGGATTTCAGGATAATCTAATTTTTGAACAACATCATGCTGGAGCATAAACCCAGTGCCTGGCTCGAAATACGTCTGATCAACAGCTGCAGTTGGAAGGATATAAATCCCTTCATCTTCATTACTCCATTTCAATCGATTTAAATAATCACCATAAATTTTCTTTAAATTAGGTGCATGTTCTTCAATTAAATCTGTCAGGTCTATAAAAGCTCCTGCATCAACCAAATTACCAGCATTCCCTTTTGGTAAAATTAAATCCGGATACTCCCCGCTTGCAATCATAAGCGAGATTTTCTGATCTCCGCCATTTACATCAAATTCAGGATCAATTGTCACATCTGTTTTATCCTTGATTGCTTTGCTCACTGGACTTTCCATCTTATCCCATTGAGAATGCGGATCAGCGCTAAATAAAGAAAAAGTAACAGGCCCAGTTGTCTCTTCCTTCGGACTCGAAGTACTATCATCCTTACAACCAGTTATCACCAACATAACGGCCATCAAAAGAATTAGTACTGATTTCGTTTTTGTTTTCATTCTCTTTTCTCCTTATCATTTATTGTCAAACAGATCATGATCTGTTTTAACTTAAATCAGCTTTTTACGGCACCTAATGTCATACCCTGTACAAAAAAGCGTTGTAGGAACGGGTATACTAGCAGAATAGGAACAATAGTGACAACTGAAATCGCCATTTTGATGGATTCCGGTGATACAGATGAAGCAGCTGCTTCACCGCTCGAAGTCCGATAAGCATTAGGATCACTGGCACTAACAGTCGTATTTTGTAAGATTTTCATTAATTCATATTGCAAGGTTGTTAAACTCTCATTTGAACTATTATATAAATACGTATCAAACCAGGAATTCCATTGACCAACTGCTACAAATAAAGCAATTGTCGCTAAAACGGGCGTACACAGCGGCAATACAATTCTCCAAAAAATAGTAAAATCATTAGCTCCATCAATTTTTGCTGATTCCTGTAAGGCATATGGCAATCCATCCATAAAGGACCGAACAATGATGATATTGAAGGCATTAACCATACCAGGCAATACATACACCCAGAATGTATCGATTAAGCCTAAATCTCTCATAAGCATATATCCAGGAATTAATCCACCTGAGAAATACAAGGTTAAAACCAAGATCGTTGAAACAAATTTACGTCCACTAAAATCAGCACGACTTAAAGTAAAAGCCACCATTGCTGATGATAATACTCCAAGTACAGTCCCGATTATGGTACGAAGTGTTGAATTAACAAATCCTGTTACCAAATTATCGTACTGAAAAATAGTTTTATAGTTTTCCAGCGTAAACTCTCTTGGGAATATCGTAATTCCCCCTCGAATCGTGTCATTCGACTCATTAAAGGATATAGCCAATACATTCAAAAATGGATATAGGGTAACGACGAATACAAGTGTTAGAAAGATATAATTACAAATATCGAATATTCGGTCGTCCCGGCTGGGTCTCACGTTAACTCCTTTGCTACTCACTATCTCACCCCATTACATTACACTTTGGTTTGTAAATCTCTTGAAAATGCCATTTGCTAAGAATAATAAAA
Coding sequences:
- a CDS encoding ABC transporter substrate-binding protein, which codes for MKTKTKSVLILLMAVMLVITGCKDDSTSSPKEETTGPVTFSLFSADPHSQWDKMESPVSKAIKDKTDVTIDPEFDVNGGDQKISLMIASGEYPDLILPKGNAGNLVDAGAFIDLTDLIEEHAPNLKKIYGDYLNRLKWSNEDEGIYILPTAAVDQTYFEPGTGFMLQHDVVQKLDYPEIRTVEDVEKAIKEYKAKYPTIDGKPTIGLSLLADDWRIQISTTNPAFYATGAPDDGEFYIDPKSHEAKLHYRRAEEKEYFRWLNHMNDIDLLDKESFVQKYDQYLAKISSGRVLSVTDTDWQIGDADRALRESGKTERMYGMYPVTLNEQFKHHNFQDTGYLGGWGIGITVDNEDPVRAIKFIDYLASEEGQILQNWGIEGEHYEVVDGKRVISKEEMDQRNSNANYVKETGIGALKGFAPYYGDGITDSTGQTFSIASREQIKDGYTDVEKEVLSNYGVEMWADLYPQKEDFPVKEWGAAFNMAVPSGSDTELIMQKCLDIVKKRIPEAILADPDNFDKVWDTFMKDLEKADVEQAEKEYTKLIKDRIELWNK
- a CDS encoding sugar phosphate isomerase/epimerase family protein → MNQIPIAVQMFSLREEAEKNFAGTLKKVAELGFDGVELAGYGKLTAQEVRNLLDEYGLKAAASHIPIDELESELERVIEEQIILGSNYIVCPYLAEDRRKESEYLALPSLLNEIGETCKRNGLTLCYHNHDFELETLSDGRKALEVIFDGTDPDKVKAEFDVYWLKKAGEDPISWLDKYRNRSPLIHLKDMTLDDEQFFAELGTGGVEIEKILEKGEELNVAWWIVEQDATRLTPFRSMEISMNYLKSNLPDYTTNKGR
- a CDS encoding carbohydrate ABC transporter permease, translated to MSSKGVNVRPSRDDRIFDICNYIFLTLVFVVTLYPFLNVLAISFNESNDTIRGGITIFPREFTLENYKTIFQYDNLVTGFVNSTLRTIIGTVLGVLSSAMVAFTLSRADFSGRKFVSTILVLTLYFSGGLIPGYMLMRDLGLIDTFWVYVLPGMVNAFNIIIVRSFMDGLPYALQESAKIDGANDFTIFWRIVLPLCTPVLATIALFVAVGQWNSWFDTYLYNSSNESLTTLQYELMKILQNTTVSASDPNAYRTSSGEAAASSVSPESIKMAISVVTIVPILLVYPFLQRFFVQGMTLGAVKS
- a CDS encoding Gfo/Idh/MocA family protein — encoded protein: MTLRVGIVGCGNISSIYIENSNRFTDYQVVACADLDYTKAIEMARKYNVGKPLELEEIFTSPDIDLILNLTVPHAHSSVSLKAIHNGKHVYTEKPLSISYNEGKRILDAAREKGVIVGSAPDTFLGGSLQLAGKWIEEGLIGRIVGATGNMMSNGPESWHPNPDFYYKAGGGPMFDMGPYYLTALISLLGSVNRVTGIARTTYTERLITNPKRFGEFIPVEVPTHVTGILEMASGVITTITTSFDVVGARTPFLEIYGEKGTLSLPDPNQFNHPVLVKRDGEIEWTELKTMGDPYDNLRGIGLADMAKALQNGYQPRASSEMALHVLEIMEGIHRSSELGTHYVMESKCEKPFLLDAN
- a CDS encoding Gfo/Idh/MocA family protein — its product is MNKIRVGVIGCGSIAKFRHLPEYAANETSEITAVCDLVEERAKKMAELYGSEVYTDYDEIIARNDIDAVSICLPNYLHAPVTIAALKSGKHVLCEKPMATSKQEAEEMIHAAREASKKLMIAHNQRFVASHQTAKGILDSGKLGKIYSFRTAFGHPGPEGWSVDGKESWFFNKKQAFIGALGDLGVHKSDLLRYLFGEFSAVSAFVETNAKDSTEVDDNAVVLLRTDSGIIGTLAASWAYVAGGGDNSTVIYGEKGILRLEDDPEHSLIEEYADGRVIKHKLDKIQTNEDGGQTSSHVINHFIQSIIEDKEPLITGEEGKKSLGIILGALESERTKKTVSLAEGEGF
- a CDS encoding sugar phosphate isomerase/epimerase family protein produces the protein MKLGVFTVLFSKMSFVDMLDYVKEAGLSTVEIGTGGYPGNAHCPLDELLEDEQKRNSYLGEVNSRGLSISAFSCHGNPLTPDKKFAEESDSILRKTIQLASLLGVPVVNTFSGTPGDSEEAKYPNWPTVAWPAEYADLLEWQWENKLIPYWKEIGTFAEQHDVKIGIELHGGFLVHTPYTLLKLRERTCTAIGANFDPSHMWWQGIDPVAAIKILGKAGAIHHFHAKDTYIDQDNVNMYGLTDMQPYGNVESRAWTFRSVGCGHSIQEWSDMMSALRIYNYDYAVSIEHEDPLMSIEEGFTRAVKNLNGVLIRERPSEIWWS